The Anabaena sp. WA102 genome contains a region encoding:
- a CDS encoding aldose epimerase family protein: MFTIDIQEQQYKTYILSDKTAGTQIEVVPERGGIITRWLVQGQEIFYLDAERFTNPDLSVRGGNPILFPLCGNLPDNTYSVDGKEYTIKQHGFARELPWTAIAQNTEGKASLTVVLSSNEETKAVYPFDFQLAFTYELQGNTLVVRQEYKNLSSTPMPFSAGFHPYFLCGDKNQLEVELPSGEYQDNKTKEFHAFNGKFDFNQDEIDFAFGGLTSKSATVTDNSRRLKLTLDYDDFTTWLVFWTVKGKDFYCLEPWSATRNAFNTGENLTMLAPGASCTASFRLTANFF; this comes from the coding sequence ATGTTTACCATTGACATTCAAGAACAACAATACAAAACCTACATCCTGTCTGATAAAACCGCTGGTACACAAATAGAAGTTGTCCCAGAAAGAGGCGGTATCATCACTCGTTGGCTGGTGCAAGGTCAAGAAATATTTTACCTAGACGCTGAACGCTTTACCAATCCTGATTTGAGCGTTAGAGGTGGTAATCCCATTTTGTTTCCTCTTTGCGGTAATTTACCTGATAATACTTACAGCGTTGATGGAAAAGAGTATACCATTAAACAACATGGCTTTGCGCGGGAATTGCCTTGGACAGCAATAGCGCAAAATACTGAAGGTAAGGCTAGTCTCACTGTAGTTCTCAGCAGCAACGAGGAAACAAAGGCAGTTTATCCTTTTGATTTTCAATTGGCTTTTACCTACGAACTCCAAGGTAATACCCTAGTAGTGCGTCAGGAATATAAAAATCTGTCATCTACACCCATGCCATTTTCCGCTGGTTTCCACCCTTATTTTCTCTGTGGGGATAAAAATCAGCTAGAAGTGGAACTTCCTTCTGGAGAATATCAAGATAACAAAACTAAGGAATTCCACGCCTTTAACGGCAAATTTGACTTTAACCAAGATGAAATTGATTTTGCTTTTGGGGGACTCACCAGTAAATCAGCCACAGTCACAGATAATAGCCGCAGGTTGAAGCTAACCCTAGATTACGATGATTTCACTACCTGGCTAGTGTTTTGGACTGTCAAGGGCAAAGATTTCTACTGTCTAGAGCCTTGGAGTGCCACCCGCAATGCTTTCAACACTGGTGAAAACCTGACTATGTTAGCGCCTGGAGCTAGTTGTACTGCTTCTTTTCGGTTAACGGCAAATTTTTTCTAG
- a CDS encoding ABC transporter substrate-binding protein, whose product MRLKTKQGLPPIVFIVLGIALLLGMSKLVAYHLSIQERMSWGEKLLILDGATPEKKAGISAFANQDYRTAIAKFQAALIQQQNDPETLIYLNNAIVRSASTNTPKIAVSVPIGSNLNVARELLRGVAQAQHEINRSGGKRLQVEIINDENNPDIARQVATALVQDPQVLAVVGHNASEASLAAAPIYQSGQLVMITPTSSAKELVGFGSYIFRALPSTRFLAEPLATYVLKVAKKPSVATCYNSQAPDNITFRDEFTASLIADGGQLININCDMASDSFNPSTSISQAISSGADAILLTPHIDQLQTIAKVN is encoded by the coding sequence ATGAGATTAAAAACTAAACAGGGTCTGCCACCAATCGTGTTTATTGTGCTAGGCATCGCTTTGCTTTTGGGTATGTCAAAATTAGTTGCATATCATCTTTCGATCCAAGAACGGATGAGTTGGGGTGAAAAGCTGCTAATTCTTGATGGTGCCACTCCTGAGAAAAAAGCAGGTATTAGCGCGTTTGCGAATCAGGACTACCGCACGGCGATCGCTAAATTCCAAGCAGCCTTAATTCAGCAACAGAATGACCCAGAAACCTTAATTTATCTAAATAACGCTATTGTTCGTTCTGCCAGCACTAATACCCCCAAAATTGCTGTCAGTGTCCCCATTGGGAGTAACCTCAACGTTGCTCGAGAACTACTCCGGGGTGTGGCTCAGGCACAACATGAAATTAATCGATCAGGAGGTAAGAGGTTACAGGTTGAAATTATCAACGACGAAAACAATCCAGACATTGCCAGACAAGTAGCGACAGCTTTGGTACAAGATCCTCAAGTGCTGGCAGTTGTGGGACATAATGCCAGCGAAGCATCACTGGCAGCCGCTCCCATCTATCAGTCTGGACAACTAGTGATGATTACTCCAACCAGTTCTGCAAAAGAACTAGTAGGTTTTGGCAGCTATATTTTTCGTGCGCTTCCTAGCACTCGGTTCTTGGCGGAACCATTAGCAACATATGTCCTCAAGGTAGCAAAAAAACCTAGTGTAGCGACTTGCTATAATTCTCAAGCTCCTGATAATATTACATTTAGAGACGAATTCACCGCATCCCTAATTGCAGATGGTGGTCAGTTAATTAACATTAACTGCGATATGGCATCAGATAGTTTCAATCCATCTACTTCTATTTCTCAAGCTATTAGCAGTGGAGCCGATGCTATTTTACTTACTCCTCACATCGATCAATTGCAAACAATTGCAAAAGTCAATTGA
- a CDS encoding PP2C family protein-serine/threonine phosphatase — translation MSQFPPHSTDSNSSTTDVTPVVALKELVSRLHREQNKIQDLLSSLGFALRSFNNLNQFLELIPLMATRVTDAEGSALFLYKPNGQIRLEQLHWQDTQQRKIIRKALETASSQITLLSNSGPAAISTGILDDQMHAVLGPDVQIFGTAILVKHTERGWLYVLSRDPEYSWTETRQKLVRLVADQTAVAIDNDELSVELRKKERLDQELEIGAEIQRRLLPRQCPNIPGLSIAARCKPANQVGGDYYDFIPTNQNQLKSKPQASPENASWGLVIGDVMGKGVPAGLIMTMLRGMLRGEVLHGNSPAGILQNLNRVMYADLENSHRFVTMFYSEYDPQTRILSYSNAAHNPPLWWHAATKTVSQLDTLGMLIGLDANSEYENAQAQLEVGDTVIYYTDGLTDAAAAGGDRFDEDNFVTSFRTACKYCNSPQEIVEYLFDQVEQFIGSDKRNTDDMTLVVMQIV, via the coding sequence GTGTCACAATTCCCCCCCCATTCTACTGATAGCAATAGCAGCACCACCGATGTCACTCCTGTAGTGGCACTCAAGGAACTTGTGTCTAGGCTGCATCGAGAACAAAATAAAATTCAAGACTTACTGAGTTCTTTAGGATTTGCCCTCAGAAGCTTTAATAATTTAAATCAGTTTTTGGAACTGATTCCCCTCATGGCTACCAGAGTCACAGATGCAGAAGGTAGCGCACTTTTTCTTTATAAACCCAATGGACAAATTAGATTAGAACAACTACATTGGCAGGATACTCAGCAAAGAAAAATTATTAGAAAAGCCCTAGAAACTGCTAGTAGTCAAATTACTCTTTTATCTAACTCAGGTCCTGCTGCTATTTCCACAGGAATTCTAGATGACCAAATGCACGCTGTTTTAGGTCCAGATGTGCAAATCTTTGGCACAGCTATTTTAGTCAAGCATACAGAAAGAGGTTGGCTGTACGTTTTGAGTCGAGATCCTGAATATAGTTGGACAGAAACCAGACAAAAATTAGTGCGGTTAGTAGCAGACCAGACAGCAGTGGCAATTGACAATGATGAACTGTCTGTAGAATTAAGAAAAAAAGAACGTTTAGACCAAGAGTTAGAAATTGGTGCAGAAATTCAACGCCGACTTTTACCGCGTCAATGTCCCAATATTCCTGGGTTATCAATAGCCGCCCGTTGTAAACCGGCTAATCAAGTTGGTGGTGATTACTATGATTTTATTCCCACTAATCAAAACCAGTTAAAATCTAAACCACAAGCATCTCCAGAAAATGCTAGTTGGGGTTTGGTCATTGGGGATGTCATGGGTAAAGGTGTTCCCGCGGGTTTAATTATGACGATGTTGCGGGGAATGTTGCGGGGTGAAGTATTACATGGTAATTCCCCAGCCGGGATTTTACAAAATTTGAATCGGGTAATGTATGCGGATTTGGAAAATTCTCACCGCTTTGTCACCATGTTTTATTCCGAATATGACCCACAAACGCGGATTTTATCTTATAGTAATGCCGCCCATAATCCCCCCTTGTGGTGGCACGCAGCTACAAAAACTGTGAGTCAATTGGATACATTGGGGATGTTAATTGGTTTAGATGCCAATAGTGAATATGAAAATGCACAAGCACAGTTAGAAGTCGGGGATACAGTAATTTATTATACTGATGGTTTGACGGATGCAGCGGCGGCTGGAGGCGATCGCTTTGATGAAGATAATTTTGTTACATCCTTCAGAACAGCCTGTAAGTATTGCAACAGTCCCCAGGAAATTGTCGAATATCTCTTTGACCAAGTTGAACAATTCATTGGTTCTGATAAACGAAATACCGATGATATGACATTAGTTGTTATGCAAATTGTCTGA
- a CDS encoding YgiT-type zinc finger protein — translation MKTQKCPTCQGELETKQIEKMLKGGNNTAVIHVEAEVCSKCGEKLYKPDVVNQFTQIRAKLRNQETEDFQVIGQSFRVSV, via the coding sequence ATGAAAACTCAAAAATGTCCCACTTGTCAAGGTGAATTAGAAACTAAGCAAATTGAAAAAATGCTAAAAGGAGGCAATAACACCGCCGTTATCCATGTAGAAGCAGAAGTTTGTTCAAAATGTGGAGAAAAGCTCTATAAACCAGACGTTGTTAATCAATTTACTCAAATTCGTGCCAAACTCAGAAACCAAGAAACCGAAGATTTTCAAGTTATTGGTCAATCTTTCCGCGTTTCTGTTTAA